The DNA region TCCTCCGCTGCCACCGGGAGGGTGACGAGAAGCAGTCCCCCGGCGAGCACATCGAACACCTGGTCCGCCCGCTCTCGGCCGGGCTGGCCGTGCCGGTCTTCGCCCTGTTCGCCGCCGGGGTGACGATCACCGGGCCCGCCCTCGGCGAGGTGTTCACCCAGGCCACCCCGCTCGGCATCATCATCGGCCTGCTCGCCGGGAAGACCGTGGGCGTCTTCGGCGGGACCTGGCTGGCCGCACGCTTCACCCGCGCCGAGCTGAACCCGCAGCTCAAGTGGGCCGACATGTTCGCCGTCTCGGTCCTGGCGGGCATCGGCTTCACCGTCTCACTGCTGATCAGCGAACTGGCCTTCCCCGACGACCCGGCGCTCGCCGACCGGGCCAAGGCCGCCGTCCTGGTGGGCTCGCTGCTCTGCGCGCTGATCGCCACCGTGCTGCTGAAGCTGCGCAGCCGCCACTACCAGGAGCTGTGCGAGGAGGAGGACCGCGACCTGGACGGCGACGGCATCCCCGACGTCTACCAGCTCGACGACCCGGCCTGGCAGGCCCGCATGGCCGAGCGGGCCCGCGCCGCCGGACGGGCCGACGAGCTCGGGCAGCCCCCCGCGCCGGGACAGGGCGGTGCGCCGGGACAGGCCGCCGCGCCGGGGCAGGCCGCCGCGCCGGGGCAGGGCGACGCGTCCGGGCGGTCCGGCCGCACCGGAGGGTCAGCCGCCGCCGGCCCGGCCGGGTCCACCGACCCGGCCGGCGGCACCGAGCAGCCCGGCACCACCGGACGGCCCGACGGCGCCGAACCGACCCGCGGGGCGGAGTCCGCCCGCCGCTCCGAGAACGGCCGGGACGGGACCCGCTGAGGCGGCCCGCCCACCGGGACACGTCCCTCCTGCGGGGCCCCCGGAGTGGTGTGTGCTCGGGCGGTAGGGGCATGATTCTGAACTGTCGACAGTCCACCGACGCCGCCGGGCCCGCCCCGGTCCCCCGGAACCGCCCGGGAGCCGCACCGCGCGGCGGCGTCACACGCCGCACGGCCGAAGAGGAGAACAGCTGATGCCCGCAGGAGCCGCAGACCCGTCCAGCAACGGCCGGGCGCCCTACGAGGGCGAGCGTTCGGTGGGGCAGCTGTTCGCGGCGGCCACCGCCGACCTTTCCGCCCTGGTCCACGACGAGATCGCGCTCGCCAAGGCCGAACTGCGCGCGGACGTGAAGCGCGGCGTCTCCGGCGGCGTCTCGCTGGCGGTCGCCGGCGTGGTGGCACTGGCCGCCGTCCCGATGCTGAGCGCCGCGGCCGCGTACGGGATCCACGCGCTGGGCCTCTCGCTCGGCTGGTCGTTCCTGATCGTGGCCGGCGCGTACCTGCTCCTGGCCGTCCTGCTCGGCCTGCTGGCGCTGCGGTCCTTCAAGCGGATCGAGAAGCCGCACCGGACCATCGAGGGCGCCCAGAAGACCGCCGACGTGCTCAAGAACGCCCGGCCGCGCCCCGCCACCAAGGAGGAGATCGACCGAGCCCTGGGCCGCATCCCGTAAGGACGGTGCCGAGCGGCCGCAGACGCACCGGCAGGGCTCGGGCAGGCGGGCACGGGCACAGCGGGCGCGGGCACGGGCAGGCGGGCGGCGCGGGGCGGCGGTACGCGGCGGCGGCGCGCGGTACCGGCACGGGCCGTGCCCGGGCCGCTCCCTGACGCACCGAGTGCGAGTGCCGGGCACGTGTCCGGCGCGGGGATGTGACACGCTCTCGGTATGTCGCCCGACCAGAAGCCCGTGCCCGCGCAGCCGCCCGCCCGCTCCGGCGGAACATCCGGCGACGAGGGCGACGCCCACGGCAGCAGTCTCGGCACCACCGACGGCACCGGCGACGGCGCCCTCGGGAGCGGCACCGACGGCGGCGGCACCGAGGGCGGCGCCGGCTGGGACATCCGGCAGGCCGGTCCGTGGACCCACCGCGACCTCGCCGCCAACGGCGCCCGGTTCCACATCGCCGAGCTGGGCGAGGGCCCGCTGGTCCTGCTGGTGCACGGCTGGCCGGAGTACTGGTGGGCCTGGCGCCACCAGCTGACCGCGCTCGCCGAGGCCGGCTACCGGGCCGTCGCACTCGACCTGCGCGGGATCGGCGGCAGCGACCGCACCCCGCGCGGCTACGACCCCGGCAACCTCGCGCTCGACATCACCGGCGTGATCCGCTCGCTCGGCGAGAACCGGGCCCACCTGGTCGGTCACGCCTCCGGCGGCACGCTCGCCTGGGTGGCGGCGGTGATGCGGCCGTCGGTGATCCAGAGCCTCACCGTGGTCTCGGCGGCCCACCCCCGCGACCTCCGCCGGGCACTGCTCACGGACCGGCGTCAGGTGGCGGCCTTCGAACACGTCCTGGGCTTCCAGCGGCCGTGGATACCGGAACGCCGTCTCGTCGCCGACGACGCGGCGCTGGTCGGCCGCTACCTGGACGACTGGACCGGACGCAACCAGCTGGACCGGACGACGGTGGCCGCGTACCGGAAGGCGATCCAGATCCCCAGCACCGCGCACTGCTCGATCGAGCCGTACCGGTGGCTGCTGCGGTCGATGGCCCGGCCGGACGGCGTCCAGTTCGCGCGGCGGATGAAGAAGCCCATCACCGCGCCCACCCTGCACGTCCAGGGCGCCGCCGACCCGGTGCTGCTGTCCCGCACCGCGCTGGGTGGCGGCGAGTACGTGGCCGCGCCGTACCGCTGGCGGCTGCTGCCCGGGCTCGGGCACTTCCCGCACGAGGAGTCGCCGGAGCAGTTCACGGCGGAGCTGTTGGACTGGATCGGCCGCCACAAGGACTGACCTGCCCCGCCGACCGGAACGGGCCCGCGGACCGGGGCGGCGTTCGGGTCCGTCCGGGTTCGTCCGGGTCCGGACGGACGAACGGGGCCGAAGGTCCCAACTCCCTTTACAGTGTGCTCATATGACAAACGCATAGGCCAAGTTCGACACAACTCCCGTGGTTACCCCCGTCGGCCCAGGGGCATCCATTGCGGTATGACCTGGATGCCCGATCGCGACGGCGCCCCGCGCGGCCGACGCCACAACAGCCCGCAGCGCTCCGCCGCCCACCGCCCCGACTGGGCGGACGACCTCGGCCACGACGTCGTGGACCGCCACCGGCGCGCGGTCCAGCGGCAACTCGGCATCCCCCACATCCTCGGCCGGCGCGCCCGCTGGGTGGGCGCCCGGCTGCGACGCGAGAGCTGAGACCGGGTACCCGCCGGGCGGCTGTCCGGCGGGGCGTCCCGCCGGACGGCAGGCCGACCGAACAGCAGGCCGACGCCCGTCCTGAACAGCCGGAACAGCCGGAACAGCCTGCTGGCCCCTGACGGCGGACCGTCAGAGGGCGCAGCCCTGGGTGTCCACGCGGGCCGTCGCCGTGCTGCCCTTCTCGGCGTCCTCGCGCACCTCGGCGGCGGTCAGCACGTACCCGGTGTCCGCGCTGTCCAGCGACTTGGCGAACACCATCCCGAAGACCTGGCCGTCCGGCGTGAGCAGCGGGCCGCCGCTGTTGCCCTGGCGGACCAGCGAGCGCACCGAGTAGACGTCCCGGACCACCTGACCGCGGTGGTAGATGTCCGGACCGTTCGCCTGGATCCGGCCGCGGATGCGCGCCGGCTGCACGTTGAAGGCGCCGTTCTCCGGGAAGCCCGCCACGATCGCGCTGTCGTTGGTCTTCGCCTCACCGGCGAAGCCGAGCGGCGGAGCGTTGAGCTTGGGCACGTCCAGGATCGCGATGTCGCGCTGCCAGTCGTAGCGGACCACCGTCGCGTCGTACAGCGGGCCGACCCCGCCGATCTGCACGGTCGGCTCGTCGACGCCGCCGACCACGTGGGCGTTGGTCATCACCCGGTGCGGCGCGTAGACGAAGCCGCTGCCCTCCAGCGTCTTGCCGCAGGAGGTGGCGGTGCCGACCACCTTGACCAGGCTCTGCTTCGCCTTCGCCACCGCCGGACTGGCGGCCAGCGCCGGATCGGGGATGTCGACCTGGGTGATGGGCTCGTGCTCGAAGGGGTTGAACACCTGGGGGAAGCCGTTACGGGCGAGCACCTTGGAGAAGTCCGAGAACCAGTTGGGGGCGTCGGACGGCAGGGTGTCCTGCACCCCGCCCAGGATCGCCGAGGTGCGGACCTGCTTGGAGACGGTCGGCAGGGACGTCCCGGCGAGCGCCGAGCCGATCAGCCAGGCCACCAGCAGCATCGAGATCACGTTGACCACGGCGCCGCCGGCCGCGTCGAGCGCCCGCGCCGGACGGCGGTCGATGTGGCCGCGCAGCTTCCAGCCGAAGTGGGTGGTCACCGCCTGACCGATCGCCGCCAGCACGATCACCACCACCACGGCGATCACCGAGGCGGTCGTCCCCGGGCTGAGGTGGTCGAGCAGCAGCGGCAGCAACTGGACCGCGAGCAGGCCGCCGCCGAGGAAGCCGAGGACCGACAGCACGCCGACCACGAAGCCCTGCCGGTAGCCCGACACGGCGAATCCCACCGCGGCGGCGATCAACAGCACATCCAGGACGTTCACCCGGACACCCTCCCATGCCGGGCCGCGCACCCGGGCGGGCGGGAGCCCGCGAGGGTCCGGCCGACCGCTCCCGCCCGGACGGACGGCCGGACGGCTGCCCGGCCGAAGGCCCGGACGGACAGCCGGACGGACGCGTGGACGGACGCCCGGGCGGCCGCGCCCGCGAGGCCGCCCGCAGGAGCAGCCAGACCCTCGCTCACGACGCCCCGGCGTCGCGGCCGAGCACCGCGCGGGAGCGGTCACGGTCGCCCTGCACCAGCTCCAGCGCCTCGTCCGAGAGGTCGACGATCCTGGCGGTGTCCCACGGCCGCTCCATGCCGCTGTGGTGGAGCACCCGGTCGATCACCCCGGCGGTGAACCCCCACACCAGCCGCCCGCCGACCGCGAAGGCCGGACCCAGGTGACCGGACGGGTGGCGGAGCCTGGCCCGGTTCGCCGGGTCGGTCAGCTCGTCGATCGACACCCGGAACACCGCACCGGTCTCCCCCGTGTCCACCGGCCGGACCGGCGACTCCTCGCGCCACCAGCCGAGCACCGGGGTCACCACGAAGCGGCTGACCGGGATGTACAGGGCCGGCAGGGTCGCGAAGACCTGCACCCCCGCCGGGTCCAGGCCGGTCTCCTCCCAGGCCTCCCGCAGCGCCGCCGCGACCGGCCCGGAGCCGGCCGGGTCGCCGTCCTCGGGGTCCAGCGCACCGCCCGGGAAGGACGGCTGGCCCGCGTGCGAACGCAGCGAGCGGGCCCGTTCGATGAGCAGCACGTCCGGCCCGGCGGCACCCTCGCCGAACAGCATCAGGACGGCCGCGGCGCGTCCGCCCCCGGCGGGCGGCAGGAAGCGGCTCAGCTGCTCGGGCAGCACCCGCTCGGCGGCGTCCCGGACCGGCTCCAGCCAGGTCGGCAGGCCCTCCCGCTCGATCCCGGCCGCGCCGGCGGTCACTCGGCCACCGCCAGGTCGGCCACCTTGCCCCGGTGGGCGGCGGCGTCGGCGCGGGCCGCCGCCTCGCCCGGGAAGTCGGCGGGCGGGCGGAGCCGCTGGCCGGGCTCGCCGCCCATCTCGTACTTGAGCAGCTTCCGCGCCTTCTCCGGGTCGGTCTCGCCCTCGCCGTACGAGGGGCAGAGCGGCGCGACCGGGCAGGCCCCGCAGGCCGGCTTGCGGGAGTGGCAGATCCGGCGGCCGTGGAAGACCACCCGGTGCGAGAGCATGGTCCACTCGGACTTCGGGAAGATCTCCGCGACGACCGCCTCGACCTTGACCGGGTCCTCCTCGGCCGTCCACCCGAACCGTCGGGCCAGCCGCCCGAAGTGGGTGTCCACGGTGATCCCGGGGACGCCGAAGGCGTTGCCGAGGACGACGTTGGCGGTCTTGCGGCCGACGCCGGGGAGGGTCACCAGGTCGTCCAGCCGACCCGGGACCTCACCGCCGAACTCGTCCCGCAGCGCGATCGAGAGGCCGATCAGCGACTTCGCCTTGTTCCGGAAGAAGCCGGTCGGCCGGATGATCTCCTCCAGCTCCTCGGGCACGGCGGCGGCCATGTCCTCGGGAGTCGGGTACTTCGCGAACAGGGCCGGCGTCGTCTGGTTCACCCGCAGGTCCGTGGTCTGCGCCGACAGCACGGTGGCCACCAGCAGCTGGAAGGGGTTGTCGAAGTCCAGCTCCGGATGCGCGTACGGATACAGCTCGGCCAGCTCCCGGTTGATCCGCCGCGCCCGCCGCACCATCGCCAGGTGCGACTCCGGCTTCCGCGGCCTGACCGCCTTCACCGCCGACTTCACCGCCGGCTTCGCGACCGCCTCGGCCGCGGCCTTCCGGACCTTGCTCTCTGCCATGCACGAAGGCTACGCCGGACGGTCCGTCGCGTGCGGCGGATCAGCCAGGACGGTGGCGGCACGGCCGGCTCCGACCGCCGGGGCACCGCGGCGGCGGGGGCCGGCACCCGGCGGGAACGGGAGCGCCGGGGCGGGGAACCGCCGGCGGGGGCGCACGGGATAGCGTCACCCGCATGGTCAGCACCGCCCCGTGGGCCCTCCTACCGCCCGGGCCCGACGGCCCGGCCCCCGTGTGCGTCCGGTGAGCCGCCCCGCACCGCGGCAGGTGGTGGCCGACCTGCTCACCCTGCGTCCGCAGCCGATGCCGCCGCTGGCCTGGCCGCAGCGGCTGCGCCGGCTCCCGCACGTCGCGGTGGCCCTCGGCGCGGCGGCGCTGGCCGCGACGGGCGCGGACCCGGTCGCACGCCTGCTGGCCGTCGTGCACGCGGCGACCGTGGTGATCGCGCTGCTCCGGCCGGTGGCCGCCTGGTGGCTGGCGACCGTGCTCACCGTCGTCATATCCGTCGCCCACCCGCCCACGCACGACAACGAGCTGTGGACCTGGCCGGTCCAGGCCGGCGTGCTGCTCCTGCTCGCCCTGCGGAACCGGCCGGCGGTGTCCGCCGCGGCGGCGGCGGGGAGCGCGCTCTGCGGCACGCTGCTGAAGCTGGCCGGCTGCCCGGTGGGATCGTGGACCACGGTCGCGGTCGGCTGCGGTCTGTTCGCTTCGGCCGTCATGATCGGCGCGGTGCGGCGGGGCCGCCGCGAGGACCGGGCCCGGCTGATCGAGCAGACCGCCGCGACCGCGCACGAACGGGCACTGCGCACCGTCCTGGAGGAACGCGCCAGGATCGCCCGCGAGCTGCACGACGTGGTCGCCCACCACATGTCCGTCGTGGCGATCAAGGCGGACGCGGCGCCCTACCGGGTGGCGGACCCGCCTCCCGAGCTGACCGCCGAACTGGCCGCGATCCGCGCGGTGGCGCTGGACGGGCTGAACGAGCTGCGCCGCCTCCTGGGGGTGCTGCGCGCGGACGGGCCGGACGGGCGGTCCGCCGGCGGCACCGCTCCGCAACCCTCCCTCGAACGGCTCGACACGCTGCTCGACACCGTCCGTTCCGCCGGTCTGACGGTCGGTCTGGTCGTGGACGGGCCTCGCCGCCCGCTGCCCCCGGGGGTCGGGCTGTCCGCCTAC from Kitasatospora sp. NBC_00458 includes:
- the nhaA gene encoding Na+/H+ antiporter NhaA — translated: MASQPPVQEPTTRRRQLLGRLSLPERTYITDALRTETVGGVLLLTAAVIALIWANVWPDAYESVLDYTIGPSGPLHLDLTLDAWAKDGLLAIFFFVAGIELKREFVAGELRNPSAALLPVVAAVCGVAVPAVLFALANTGSGGHPGGWAIPTATDIAFALGVLAVVGSNLPSALRAFLLTLAVVDDLIAILIIAIFYSSGIKFWALGLSFAGLVLFWFLHRRGVHGWYLFVPLAFLIWALMHESGVHATVAGVAMGLILRCHREGDEKQSPGEHIEHLVRPLSAGLAVPVFALFAAGVTITGPALGEVFTQATPLGIIIGLLAGKTVGVFGGTWLAARFTRAELNPQLKWADMFAVSVLAGIGFTVSLLISELAFPDDPALADRAKAAVLVGSLLCALIATVLLKLRSRHYQELCEEEDRDLDGDGIPDVYQLDDPAWQARMAERARAAGRADELGQPPAPGQGGAPGQAAAPGQAAAPGQGDASGRSGRTGGSAAAGPAGSTDPAGGTEQPGTTGRPDGAEPTRGAESARRSENGRDGTR
- a CDS encoding phage holin family protein: MPAGAADPSSNGRAPYEGERSVGQLFAAATADLSALVHDEIALAKAELRADVKRGVSGGVSLAVAGVVALAAVPMLSAAAAYGIHALGLSLGWSFLIVAGAYLLLAVLLGLLALRSFKRIEKPHRTIEGAQKTADVLKNARPRPATKEEIDRALGRIP
- a CDS encoding alpha/beta fold hydrolase, whose product is MSPDQKPVPAQPPARSGGTSGDEGDAHGSSLGTTDGTGDGALGSGTDGGGTEGGAGWDIRQAGPWTHRDLAANGARFHIAELGEGPLVLLVHGWPEYWWAWRHQLTALAEAGYRAVALDLRGIGGSDRTPRGYDPGNLALDITGVIRSLGENRAHLVGHASGGTLAWVAAVMRPSVIQSLTVVSAAHPRDLRRALLTDRRQVAAFEHVLGFQRPWIPERRLVADDAALVGRYLDDWTGRNQLDRTTVAAYRKAIQIPSTAHCSIEPYRWLLRSMARPDGVQFARRMKKPITAPTLHVQGAADPVLLSRTALGGGEYVAAPYRWRLLPGLGHFPHEESPEQFTAELLDWIGRHKD
- a CDS encoding MarP family serine protease, coding for MNVLDVLLIAAAVGFAVSGYRQGFVVGVLSVLGFLGGGLLAVQLLPLLLDHLSPGTTASVIAVVVVIVLAAIGQAVTTHFGWKLRGHIDRRPARALDAAGGAVVNVISMLLVAWLIGSALAGTSLPTVSKQVRTSAILGGVQDTLPSDAPNWFSDFSKVLARNGFPQVFNPFEHEPITQVDIPDPALAASPAVAKAKQSLVKVVGTATSCGKTLEGSGFVYAPHRVMTNAHVVGGVDEPTVQIGGVGPLYDATVVRYDWQRDIAILDVPKLNAPPLGFAGEAKTNDSAIVAGFPENGAFNVQPARIRGRIQANGPDIYHRGQVVRDVYSVRSLVRQGNSGGPLLTPDGQVFGMVFAKSLDSADTGYVLTAAEVREDAEKGSTATARVDTQGCAL
- a CDS encoding NUDIX hydrolase; its protein translation is MTAGAAGIEREGLPTWLEPVRDAAERVLPEQLSRFLPPAGGGRAAAVLMLFGEGAAGPDVLLIERARSLRSHAGQPSFPGGALDPEDGDPAGSGPVAAALREAWEETGLDPAGVQVFATLPALYIPVSRFVVTPVLGWWREESPVRPVDTGETGAVFRVSIDELTDPANRARLRHPSGHLGPAFAVGGRLVWGFTAGVIDRVLHHSGMERPWDTARIVDLSDEALELVQGDRDRSRAVLGRDAGAS
- the nth gene encoding endonuclease III — translated: MAESKVRKAAAEAVAKPAVKSAVKAVRPRKPESHLAMVRRARRINRELAELYPYAHPELDFDNPFQLLVATVLSAQTTDLRVNQTTPALFAKYPTPEDMAAAVPEELEEIIRPTGFFRNKAKSLIGLSIALRDEFGGEVPGRLDDLVTLPGVGRKTANVVLGNAFGVPGITVDTHFGRLARRFGWTAEEDPVKVEAVVAEIFPKSEWTMLSHRVVFHGRRICHSRKPACGACPVAPLCPSYGEGETDPEKARKLLKYEMGGEPGQRLRPPADFPGEAAARADAAAHRGKVADLAVAE
- a CDS encoding sensor histidine kinase, producing the protein MSRPAPRQVVADLLTLRPQPMPPLAWPQRLRRLPHVAVALGAAALAATGADPVARLLAVVHAATVVIALLRPVAAWWLATVLTVVISVAHPPTHDNELWTWPVQAGVLLLLALRNRPAVSAAAAAGSALCGTLLKLAGCPVGSWTTVAVGCGLFASAVMIGAVRRGRREDRARLIEQTAATAHERALRTVLEERARIARELHDVVAHHMSVVAIKADAAPYRVADPPPELTAELAAIRAVALDGLNELRRLLGVLRADGPDGRSAGGTAPQPSLERLDTLLDTVRSAGLTVGLVVDGPRRPLPPGVGLSAYRIVQEALSNTLRHAPGAHSVVELSYRPSALGLRVVNGPATRGAPPSPGGGHGLTGLRERAAMLGGDLAAGPTPDGGYEVAALLPVTVTTATTHEDGPA